The Monodelphis domestica isolate mMonDom1 chromosome 7, mMonDom1.pri, whole genome shotgun sequence genome window below encodes:
- the LOC100026079 gene encoding G-protein coupled receptor family C group 5 member B: MRTQLALSFLLFFVIGYGSSENASTSRGCGLDLLPQYVSLCDLDAIWGIVVEAVAGAGALITLLLILILLVRLPFIKDKEKKGPLGLNFLFLLGTLGLFGLTFAFIIREDETICSARRFLWGVLFALCFSCLLSQAWRVRRLVRHGKSPSGWHLTGMAVCLMLVQVIIATEWLVLNVVRDKKLACSYEPMDFALALIYDMVLLVVTLGLSLFTLCGKFKKWKKNGVCLILTTFLSILIWVAWMTMYLFGNAELRRGDVWSDPTLAIALVSSGWVFVIFHAIPEVHCSILPSQQENTPNYFDTTQPRMRETAFEEDVQLPRSYMENKAFSMDEHNAALRTAGFRNGSLANRPSAPFRSNVYQPTEMAVVLNGGTIPTAPPSYTGRHLW; encoded by the exons atgagaaccCAGCTGGCCCTctcatttctcctcttctttgtGATCGGCTATGGCTCCTCCGAGAACGCCAGCACCTCTCGAGGCTGCGGGCTGGATCTCCTCCCTCAGTACGTGTCCCTGTGCGACCTGGATGCCATTTGGGGAATCGTGGTGGAGGCAGTGGCGGGGGCCGGGGCCCTGATCACACTGCTGTTGATCCTGATCCTCCTGGTGAGATTGCCATTCATCAAGGACAAAGAGAAGAAGGGGCCTCTGGGCCTGAACTTCCTGTTCCTCCTGGGGACCCTAGGCTTGTTTGGACTGACTTTTGCTTTCATCATCCGAGAGGATGAGACTATCTGCTCAGCGCGTAGGTTCCTGTGGGGGGTGCTCTTTGCCTTGTGTTTCTCATGCTTGCTCAGCCAAGCATGGCGGGTCCGGAGGCTGGTCCGCCATGGGAAGAGCCCCTCAGGCTGGCACCTCACTGGGATGGCCGTGTGCCTGATGCTGGTCCAGGTCATTATTGCCACAGAGTGGCTAGTCTTAAACGTGGTGCGCGATAAGAAGCTCGCTTGCAGCTATGAACCCATGGATTTTGCATTGGCCTTAATTTATGACATGGTTCTGCTGGTGGTGACCCTGGGGTTGTCCCTCTTCACCCTGTGTGGGAAGTTTAAGAAGTGGAAGAAGAACGGCGTGTGCCTCATCCTCACCACCTTCCTCTCCATCCTGATCTGGGTGGCCTGGATGACCATGTACCTTTTTGGCAATGCAGAACTAAGGCGAGGTGATGTGTGGAGTGATCCCACCCTGGCTATCGCCTTGGTATCCAGTGGCTGGGTATTTGTCATCTTCCACGCTATTCCCGAAGTACACTGCTCCATCCTCCCCTCACAACAAGAGAATACGCCCAACTACTTTGACACGACGCAGCCCAGGATGCGAGAGACGGCGTTTGAAGAGGATGTTCAGCTTCCCCGGAGCTACATGGAAAACAAAGCTTTCTCGATGGATGAACACAACGCAG cTCTCCGAACTGCAGGATTTCGAAATGGTAGTCTGGCAAACCGACCCAGTGCTCCATTTAGAAGCAATGTTTATCAGCCCACTGAGATGGCAGTTGTGCTAAATGGTGGGACT ATCCCAACTGCTCCGCCAAGTTACACTGGAAGACACCTCTGGTGA